The Megalops cyprinoides isolate fMegCyp1 chromosome 9, fMegCyp1.pri, whole genome shotgun sequence genome has a window encoding:
- the dpf1 gene encoding LOW QUALITY PROTEIN: zinc finger protein neuro-d4 (The sequence of the model RefSeq protein was modified relative to this genomic sequence to represent the inferred CDS: inserted 1 base in 1 codon), which produces LLVYYMYNTXDLQCYIVSYYIKMATVVQNPLKSQSSGTVIKNSLGEEFYREAIEHCRSYNARLCAERSMRLPFLDSQTGVAQSNCYIWMEKTHRGPGLAPGQLYTYPARCWRKKRRLNILEDPRLGPIEFKIADYEASLKKEGGVPEGPVLESLLSAETLDKKVETKEEEPMSECQKLLVGDFPHELEVEEMEDDMPKRKNRTKGRACGVGGMRKRQEPASLEDRDKPYVCDICGKRYKNRPGLSYHYTHTHLADEEGEEDSERHTLPFQRKNNHKPKKAPDGSVIPNGYCDFCLGGSKKTGCPEDLISCADCGRSGHPSCLQFTVNMTAAVRTYRWQCIECKSCSLCGTSENDDQLLFCDDCDRGYHMYCLSPPMAEPPEGSWSCHLCLRQLKEKASAYITLT; this is translated from the exons GCAGTCCAGTGGAACCGTCATTAAAAACAG CCTGGGAGAGGAGTTCTACCGTGAGGCCATTGAGCACTGTCGCAGCTACAATGCCCGCCTGTGTGCAGAGCGCTCCATGCGGCTGCCCTTCCTGGACTCCCAGACGGGCGTGGCGCAGAGCAACTGCTATATCTGGATGGAGAAGACTCACCGTggaccag GTTTGGCTCCTGGACAACTCTACACTTACCCCGCCCGCTGCTGGCGCAAGAAGAGACGGCTAAACATCCTTGAGGATCCGCGCCTTGGACCAATCGAGTTCAAGATTG CGGACTACGAGGCGTCTCTGAAGAAGGAGGGAGGCGTACCGGAGGGCCCAGTGCTGGAGTCACTCCTCAGTGCCGAAACACTGGACAAGAAGGTAGAGACCAAGGAGGAGGAGCCTATGAGCGAGTGCCAG AAGCTGCTGGTGGGTGACTTCCCTCAcgagctggaggtggaggagatggaggatgACATGCCCAAGCGCAAAAACCGGACCAAGGGGCGG GCCTGTGGAGTGGGAGGAATGAGGAAGAGACAAGAGCCAGCGTCCCtggaagacagagacaagccCTACGTGTGTGACA tcTGTGGAAAGCGCTATAAGAACCGCCCGGGGCTGAGCTACcactacacccacacacacctggcagacgaggagggtgaggaggacTCAGAGCGCCACACCTTGCCCTTCCAGCGCAAGAACAACCATAAGC CCAAAAAAGCTCCTGACGGGTCAGTCATTCCCAATGGCTACTGCGACTTCTGTCTGGGCGGCTCCAAGAAGACGGGCTGTCCCGAGGACCTCATCTCCTGCGCAGACTGCGGGCGGTCAG GCCACCCCTCCTGCCTGCAGTTCACGGTGAACATGACGGCGGCCGTGCGGACCTACCGCTGGCAGTGCATTGAGTGCAAGTCCTGCAGCCTCTGCGGCACCTCCGAGAACGAC GATCAGCTGCTGTTCTGTGATGATTGTGACAGAGGGTACCACATGTACTGCCTGAGCCCCCCCATGGCTGAGCCACCAGAGG GGAGCTGGAGTTGCCATCTGTGTCTGCGACAGCTGAAAGAGAAGGCTTCGGCCTACATCACCCTGACCTAA
- the si:dkey-243k1.3 gene encoding endonuclease domain-containing 1 protein-like: MQALVALCVLVGGYLSSARGEVVGSFQDIPECLDFFYQGKVPDWGAATPGAARLCQRFKNSYHFATLYDTHHRIAVYSAYRFQTSDGGGREKRWFVEPQLVDLNWGTEMRDGYWLGQDNPGIYLGERQALNEDYTHSGFDRGHLNPNGHHAVPRRNATFTLTNVVPQNPKLNQNAWRVYESQLTDLFNAKCAHAFVLVGAIPSADNWIIKNNVKRVNIPEYIWNAYCCLDNNGRPIHSGGATALNTEQNRVDQRTLTDLTGFLQQYTNSPVGELFLNNCEA; the protein is encoded by the exons ATGCAGGCCTTGGTAGCCCTGTGTGTCCTTGTTGGGGGATACCTGTCCTCTGCAAGAGGAGAGGTGGTGGGCAGTTTTCAGGACATCCCAGAATGCCTGGACTTCTTCTACCAGGGGAAGGTGCCGGACTGGGGCGCGGCGACGCCCGGTGCTGCCCGACTGTGCCAGCGCTTCAAAAACTCCTACCACTTCGCCACGCTGTATGACACCCACCACCGCATCGCCGTGTACTCCGCCTACCGCTTCCAGACCAGCGACGGCGGAGGCCGGGAGAAGCGCTGGTTCGTGGAGCCGCAG CTTGTGGACCTTAACTGGGGCACAGAGATGAGGGATGGGTACTGGCTGGGGCAGGACAACCCGGGCATCTATTTGGGTGAGAGACAAGCTCTTAACGAGGACTACACCCATTCTGGCTTTGACCGTGGGCACCTCAACCCCAATGGGCACCATGCAG TGCCTAGACGCAATGCCACCTTCACCCTCACCAATGTGGTGCCCCAGAACCCCAAACTAAACCAGAATGCCTGGCGCGTCTATGAGTCCCAGCTGACCGACCTCTTCAACGCCAAGTGTGCCCACGCCTTTGTGCTGGTGGGTGCTATCCCCTCTGCTGACAACTGGATCATCAAAAACAACGTCAAGCGGGTCAACATACCAGAGTATATCTGGAACGCATACTGTTGCCTGGACAACAATGGCCGGCCCATCCACAGTGGCGGTGCCACCGCCCTCAACACTGAGCAGAACCGGGTTGACCAGCGGACACTCACCGATCTGACTGGGTTCCTGCAGCAGTATACCAACTCACCAGTGGGGGAGCTCTTCCTAAACAACTGTGAAGCCTAG
- the LOC118783139 gene encoding TRPM8 channel-associated factor homolog produces MAYKDAYSALMKGVEELDCQGPAVPGDLVLIGDHAFPLAMNPRGKVLMAASRYGQGRIVVLGHEAFLTTFPAVVENALTWLKPSTDAQVGIHSAYSAVAHNLFYTSIQAEVGGFHSGLGVYVTDAYSVGPTAKELVAFLKEGGGLLVAGQAWSWAMDHPKENILLGFPGNKVCSVAGIYFSEHPGQLGVFPVPRQIPSSWLAVSKDEDFKDDLEFLLEGVSAFDIQGDALPSEVLVHGPLAFPIATTNDGRAFIAGSYYGQGRVIVTTHESYLGHQALAPFLINAVRWLDEGRNGTVGILPELSGAHALLSQSGLTCEKTRFKQGLSVYVCTSYSDAHAADIQEFVAEGGGLLIGGHAWYWAQTHSGHNAVTEYPGNHILNKMGFSILEATLNAGLYEALQSCSEAYHFRRMLQNFMAHVTCGQTLTEHEQACLKRLGTDCVTYLHMRAHDCPSYNSILNMLTNMVKKAGVPQVCASCPVENSKDHLLLHVGTEVYKASPNPDDLLPYIIKDRPYLPTVPDARVWISGNTEGSEEWKSTGLYLSPGMKTHMAIPSQIVGKGWEVQIGCQTDYVGNADELIRAPVVHERFPIESDTVQVSNLWGGLIYLVAPSNCHEGELEITVEEAIRAPYYKSGETSVAAWVGGIRDAPAPWAEMEFENIIMTVPSEVVRHIDQPDEVAEVWDTIMRSIAELAAIPAKFPRKERFVADVQISHGFMHAGYPVMMHSSSAPDLMIPKLVAGNGGNIWGAIHELGHNQQQSAWEFPPHTTECTCNLWSVYVHETVLDVERADAHGDLKPSKRQKRIMQFLQSGRELDNWKVWTALETYMQLQEEFGWEAFKKVFAAYHQMQNVPSDNEGKMNLYAETFSRSVNRNLVPFFKSWGWPIEPELEWKLEDLPEWSDHPIAKYKDL; encoded by the exons ATGGCCTACAAAGATGCTTATTCCGCTCTGATGAAGGGTGTAGAGGAGCTGGACTGCCAGGGACCGGCTGTGCCCGGTGACCTGGTGCTGATCGGTGACCATGCCTTCCCCCTGGCCATGAACCCTCGGGGTAAGGTCCTGATGGCAGCTTCCAGATATGGCCAGGGTCGCATTGTGGTGCTGGGTCATGAGGCCTTCCTCACCACCTTTCCCGCTGTGGTGGAGAACGCCCTGACCTGGCTGAAGCCCTCCACTGACGCCCAGGTGGGAATCCACTCAGCCTACAGTGCTGTGGCCCATAACCTGTTCTACACCAGCATCCAGGCGGAGGTAGGGGGTTTCCACAGTGGGCTGGGTGTTTATGTCACTGATGCCTACAGTGTGGGCCCCACTGCAAAGGAGCTCGTGGCCTTTCTGAAGGAAGGGGGTGGTCTGCTTGTTGCTGGTCAAGCTTGGAGCTGGGCCATGGATCACCCTAAGGAGAATATTCTGCTGGGCTTCCCAGGGAACaaggtgtgcagtgtggctgGGATCTACTTCTCTGAACACCCAGGGCAGCTGGGCGTGTTCCCCGTGCCCAGGCAGATCCCTTCCAGCTGGCTGGCAGTGTC GAAAGACGAAGACTTCAAGGACGACCTTGAGTTCCTGTTGGAGGGAGTGTCTGCCTTTGACATCCAGGGAGATGCACTGCCTTCAGAAGTCCTAGTGCATGGTCCCTTAGCTTTCCCCATCGCCACCACCAATGATGGCAGGGCCTTCATCGCTGGATCCTACTATGGGCAAGGTCGTGTCATCGTTACCACCCACGAAAGCTACCTGGGGCACCAGGCTCTGGCTCCTTTCCTGATCAATGCAGTGCGCTGGCTGGATGAGGGCCGCAATGGGACCGTGGGCATCCTGCCTGAGCTCAGTGGAGCCCACGCCCTCCTGAGCCAGTCTGGCCTCACCTGTGAGAAGACAAGGTTCAAACAGGGGCTGAGTGTTTATGTCTGCACCTCGTACAGTGATGCTCATGCCGCCGACATCCAGGAGTTTGTGGCTGAGGGTGGGGGTCTCCTCATTGGTGGCCACGCCTGGTACTGGGCACAAACCCACAGTGGCCACAATGCCGTGACCGAGTACCCTGGCAACCACATCCTTAACAAGATGGGCTTCAGCATCCTGGAGGCCACCTTGAATGCAGGCCTGTATGAGGCCCTGCAGTCCTGCTCCGAGGCCTATCACTTCCGAAGAATGCTGCAGAATTTTATGGCTCATGTGACCTGCGGGCAGACGCTGACAGAGCACGAGCAGGCCTGCCTGAAGCGGCTGGGTACAGACTGTGTGACCTACCTGCATATGCGAGCCCATGACTGCCCTTCCTATAACTCCATCCTCAACATGCTCACCAACATGGTAAAGAAGGCCGGTGTACCGCAAGTCTGTGCCAGCTGCCCTGTGGAGAACTCTAAGGACCACCTGCTTCTCCACGTGGGCACTGAGGTGTACAAGGCATCCCCCAATCCAGACGACCTCCTGCCCTACATCATCAAGGACAGGCCCTACCTGCCCACAGTCCCAGATGCCAGGGTCTGGATCAGCGGCAACACCGAAG GCAGTGAGGAGTGGAAGAGCACTGGCCTGTACCTCTCTCCTGGCATGAAGACACACATGGCAATCCCCTCCCAAATCGTCGGAAAAGGCTGGGAG GTGCAGATCGGCTGCCAGACAGACTATGTCGGCAATGCGGATGAACTGATCAGGGCACCAGTGGTGCATGAGCGATTCCCAATAGAGTCGGACACCGTTCAGGTCTCAAATTTGTGGGGCGGCCTTATCTACCTGGTGGCTCCATCCAATTGCCACGAGGGAGAGCTGGAGATCACTGTAGAGGAAGCCATCCGTGCACCATACTACAAATCTG GGGAGACCAGTGTGGCGGCCTGGGTTGGGGGGATCCGTGATGCCCCTGCTCCCTGGGCGGAGATGGAGTTTGAGAACATCATCATGACGGTACCCTCAGAGGTGGTGCGCCACATCGATCAACCAGACGAGGTGGCAGAGGTCTGGGACACCATCATGAGGAGTATTGCGGAGCTGGCCGCTATCCCTGCTAAGTTTCCCCGCAAGGAGCGCTTTGTGGCTGATGTGCAGATCTCCCACG GTTTCATGCATGCAGGCTACCCAGTCATGATGCACTCAAGTTCAGCTCCAGACCTGATGATTCCAAAGCTGGTGGCTGGCAATGGCGGTAACATATGGGGGGCCATCCATGAGCTGGGTCACAACCAGCAGCAGAGTGCCTGGGAGTTCCCACCGCACACCACAGAGTGCACCTGCAACCTGTGGTCTGTCTACGTGCACGAAACTGTGCTGGATGTGGAGCGGGCCGATGCACATGGGGATTTGAAGCCCAGTAAACGACAGAAGAGGATTATGCAGTTTctgcagagtgggagagagctGGACAACTGGAAAGTATGGACAGCTCTGGAGACTTACATGCAG ctCCAAGAAGAGTTTGGCTGGGAGGCCTTCAAGAAGGTCTTTGCTGCCTACCATCAAATGCAGAACGTGCCCAGTGACAATGAGGGCAAGATGAATCTGTATGCCGAGACCTTCTCCCGCTCAGTCAACAGAAATCTGGTGCCCTTCTTCAAGTCCTGGGGCTGGCCCATTGAGCCTGAGCTGGAGTGGAAGCTGGAAGACCTGCCTGAGTGGAGTGATCATCCCATAGCCAAGTACAAGGACCTGTAG